The Amaranthus tricolor cultivar Red isolate AtriRed21 chromosome 14, ASM2621246v1, whole genome shotgun sequence DNA window aaaaacgctTACACGCTTTTAATACTTTATTATTCGTAAAAAAAATAACCACCAAAAATATGATGTAAAATTAAACGGTTTTTTTTTACACAGTCGCACTCACTTCTCAATTTAATTGAATGGCCAATAGACATCGCTACTATAAGGATTATAATATTGGATTTTTATAAAGGATGATAGTAGAAATAGAATAAGGGAGCAGTATAAACGCGAATGTTTTGATGGATGAATAGGCATACCTTAAAGGATAAAATTGGATTTAGGAGTTGTAAATATCGAGAAAAAGATGAAAGACCGGTGTTTAAGATGGTTTGAGCATGTGCAAAAATGAGGTATTAACAAATCAGTAAGAAAGATAAAAAGTTTGAGCTCAGGAGTTTTAAAAAGAGGGCGAGTAAGACCGAAAATGACTTGGAAGATAGGAGTGGAAAATAATATGACGAATCTAGACTACAaaattgagatggtagaaaatcaaaatgaatagaAAAAAATCAAGTGGACAACCATGTAAATTGATATATGGGTACATGCAATTGTTGCTCAACTTCTTACATGACATCTACAAAATTTTCTCCAGCAAAATCAACACCATTAGTTGCCCTTTTGCTAACATATTCCTAttcaataaaattttttgttgggaTCAATTTGCTAAAAATATGCAAAAAGTAATACAACAAATATTTTTGGGGGATAATAATGCTCTCTAATTGTTTCTGATTTAGTTAACTGTTAAGTTTAGTACAGAGATTATTTGATGGTGACAACAGGCACCTTTTAAACAGCACATGCTCGACTTTCCGAAAGAAACAAAAGCATCTGATACTTCACTAGTGCTAAATTTTATGTGACAATTACTATTTCATTCCTTTCCTGTCAAGATAACTTCAGTGGACTTAAAATCCGTTTTCCCCAACTTATTTTTAGTCAGTTCAATTTATCTAATCCCTTTCATACTAATATTTTCACTAGTTTTTCAATTTACCCTATATTAAATCATAACAGAAATAAGCATGCATATCTTGGAAAACAAACAGGAGCCTTTGCTGCTGTGCACATAATTCTATAGGTAAAAGCACTCTGCACATGGTGCACATTTAagtttgaaattaaattaatcatAACACATTATTCCTATCCTAATTATGGGTATCTACTGAGTAGACCGCCCTTTACTCACTCTAATCTTTTGAATGTGATAAAACTACATTCTAAAAGCTCTCACTTCGAGCAAATTCATAGACATATGACTATATGAGTATGAATAATTGAGAGCTATGTAATTAGTCATTAGATGATAATAAGGCTCATCTAGCCATTATAATTATTTCAAGAGGATTTagagattatattttattttttacaactTCAAAGTTCAGTCAGTCCAAAAAGTTTCAACAACAATAAGATTTctaaatcattattatttagATATGATAGGAAATAATATGGcccatttttttgaaatttcaagCCATGCTTTTAACCCCACCAAAATGCCACTAGTTTTTATTGTGGTACCAACATCATGATCCTAATTCCTAATGGTACTACAGTTTCACAGCACATAATAATGTTCAGGGATGAAAAAAGCAGGTCACAGGTGAGGTAGTGGAAGGAAAATGAAGTCAGTATTACTCACCATTTTGAGCAAAAAAAGCTCTTTAAAAAAGTAAGAAGCATATATTCCAACTTACTGCAGTAATAAAGGGATGGAAATTGTCACAATTCAAATGATCACCCAGATTTTGATTTCTCTATCCATTTCTGACGGGTAAATTTTTAATAACCTAAGTGTAGCTGTTATAAAGAAACGGAAGATAATATACCATTTTCTCCACGATGGAATGATTTATAAAGCCGACATCTAGTGAATCTATATCGATTTTAGATCTAAAACCCTTAAGAGATGAAAAAACAATGTAGGTTACGTTTATCAAGTCATTGGTTCTTGAGTCTATCACTTAAATTTGATAAGGTAAAATTTATCACAAAGAGAATTAGCTGGAAAGCCATTGAACTAAATTGGAGTAAGTTTTCATTTGAGGGAGAAGAAAATACCCCTTCCGTCTCCTTGAGTTTTCACAAAGATGACTAAAAAGGTCCCACCTTTGATATTTGACGAGGATATGACGAAAATTCAAAGGAACGTAGGGAGTATGTAGAGCCAACTAAATTTAGTTGTGATTTCACACGCAGAATCACGCATGATTAGACACAAGAAAGATTCGCTCTCTCCGTCCCTTTgaaattgctacttttctttctaGCTTGTCCCTTTTACATTACcgcattttaaaagaaaataattcccaccactttctttacttatcatCCACACATATTTTCTCTCTTTTAGTTTTAATATCATCCCCATAATTTAAATAACCTCATTATTCCTTAATCTTAATGCCATGTTCCATTGTTGCAATTTCAAAGAAACTGAGGGAGTACTTTTAGGGGGTGCTGTCAACTTATTGTGGGTAAAGTTGATTTTAAGTAAACACAACTATTTAAATGTTCTAATTTATATAAGATTGGGGGACTTTATGGGAGTGTCAGATCAAAAACCAAGACACAGGAATCTATTAAAGACAGAAAGCTTAGCTGTCTGTTTCTGTGCCTTGGGAGATGGGGTGGCTTCTAAAATCATTGGAAATGATGAGCTAGTGAGATTGAGTCCTTGCTTTCTTTGAATGCCTCAATTTAGTTTTGGAAGCAATAGAATAAAACCTTCTCCCTCAAGGACAAAATTCTAGAATATCATACTCTAGTGTTCACCATAGAAGACAAGaataatacatacaaaaaaacacaaactagTCAAGCAAAAGAAAACAAGCAGATATTTAGACTTCAGAATTCATACTTATATGGCTCCAAATAGTTGCTCATCATTTTTTGTCAAATTAGTTGTTTCCCTCCTCATTGTTGCTTCCACGTTTAGCTCCGCGCTCTCGCTACCCAGCAATCAAACGCTTCAGCCACAACAAGAGCTGCAGAAATTAAGGAGGATCAGAGCTTATATCAAGAAAATTAATAAGCCTGCTGTCAAGACCATTAAGGCATGCCCATTTTCCAAAACTTGTACTCCACCAATAAATAATCATCTCTATTTTCTTTCATtcaatgaatggagaagaattTATGAGGACAACCTCTAAAATTGAACTATTAGTTCATGTAGCCAACCCTGCTTTGCCATTGTTGTGTATTTTCTTTCATTTGTTGGTGGGAAACCAAAGAATGGGATACTTGCATGAAGGTAGTGATTATTTACCCTTAAGAAACTTAatcatatgtttattttttgtcttaaaacaGAGTCCCGATGGTGATGAGATAAATTGTGTTCAGTCCCATCTTCAACCAGCTTTTGATCATCCTGAACTCAAGGGACAAAAGCCCCTGGTAATGAACATTATTTGATCTTTCAAGTTGAAATGAATTCATTATAGCATATGTTTTCCATATTTGTTATAATATTTTCCATCACAGGATCCACCAGATAGACCAAAGAATTCAGAGCCTGTTGATGAAATGACACACAAATTTCAACTATGGACAGAATCTGGAGAATCATGTCCAGAAGGAACTATTCCAATCAGAAGAACTAAAGAACAGGATATTTTGAGAGCTAATAAAATTGGAAGATTTGGAAGGAAGCCTAGAAGAATTGTAAGGCGAGACTCAGATGGCAGTGGTCATGAGGTTAGAGAATGTTGGACTTTCTGATaatcaaaaacacaaaatagaACAAGAGAATGCAAAAGCAatttttatggaaaaaaaaaaagcaaatatagAAAATATCTTCATACtaacaattataacaataattcTCCATCTCACTAAAATTGTTACATTTGACCCTAAAAACTCTCACATTCAGAGAGGTAAAATGTAGCAAGCTCAATAGGACAGAGGAGTGTGTGTGTCatagcatagtgcaaaaacaagccCGTATTTCATCAGCCGTATCATAAGGtttttaaatttatcgaatCGGTATTACCCGCACCATAAAGGTGTAAAACAAAACGTATTTTAGGCAGCATCATATTTGGCGGTACAATAACCGCATCTCCCTCATTACCGCATCACCGCATCCGTTACCGCATATTTATACTATGGTTATAAGTCATAACAACGGTGTATTGATTGGTAGTTTGGTACATTAGAAAGCGATGACTAGAATAAGCAATCTATGGATGAATAATACATGGTTTTCTGTTCCACAGCACGCGGTGGCGTTTGTTAATGGCCAACAGTTTTATGGTGCCAAAGCCAGTATGAATGTTTGGACGCCTCAAGTAACCGATGCATATGAATTTAGCTTGTCACAAATTTGGGTCATCTCTGGTTCTTTTGGCAATGACCTTAATACCATTGAAGCAGGTTGGCAGGTAAGTACATCAAAACATATTCGGTTGATAACTTGGTTTCTAATTAATTAGACAgtattaccaaatagtgtaatcAACTATTCATTTCTCAGGTGAATCCAGCCCTATATGGTGATAAATACCCAAGGTTCTTCACGTATTGGACGGTATGTTTCTGGAATTATTTTTCATGTCTAATATTCTCTTCTGTCTACTCTTTATTAAAAAATGCAGCTAATGTAATCgaaaatgtaaatgatggtaaccAAGAAAACATCTTTGTTGGTATATAGACGGATGCGTACCAGGCCACTGGATGCTACAATCTACTGTGCTCAGGCTTTGTTCAGACAAACTCCAAAATCGCCATTGGAGCAGCAATCTCTCCCAGATCAAGCTTCAGCGGCAGACAATATGACATCAGTATCACAGTTTGGAAGGCAAGTTTGATTATCAAAAACATTGAGCTTTCATATCATTGCTATTATTGGCcacaaattttttgaattttccctGAATTACACATCGCTTTCTACATTTACCAAGTTACActtttaacatatttatattactcttagtgatccttttatttttaactaaaaaaattcaGGAAAAAAATACTTGTGGACGGTAGAGATATGTAAACTTGCATAAGCAAGTATTTCAACAAGTTTTCTAAGAAATGATCCCTAGTAAAACAATGActcaatattttgtataaaaGAGAAGTGCATCTATAATTCTATTCAAGttctgaaaaagaaaaaaggaaatgacTTGTGATTCATTTTTAGATAAGTCAAATTTTAGAGGGAAATGGAAAAGATTGCAGCATtgacatttatatattttagacTACCGGACAaagcaatgaacatggaatttATCTGGTTGACAATGAACTTGATTGGATCCTCACTACTTGGTCAAAAGCTTTCATATTTGGATTTTAGTTCAGTTAATAGTCATAAGATTCATTTCTTGTCAAACTTAAATAAATGTAATATATAGTATGTTATATGGGGTTATTTATTCTGAGAAAAGGGAAACATGGAAAAGAACAACTTGCTGTTAACTCAATCAAggcattatattatatattcttatAAATTTGAAACTGCTTGTTTAATCAATTAGGCAAGAAAAACCAGGTGGATAAAAGACAAGCCCTAGGAGATGTCATATACTAGGACTAGGTGCATGTAGGAGTACATAGTCATTTCACAACTACTCATTCTTTGCAAGCACTGCACCATgacaagaaacaaaaaaaaacaaaccaaacaaCATAACTATATTTCCCACActatttttgttcttttataAGTTCcaagattttaaaattttgattagaCTTAAATAAGCTGCATGTTTTACGCAGGACCCAAAACATGGACACTGGTGGCTTGAACTTGGATCAGGGTTACTAGTAGGGTACTGGCCAGCATTTTTGTTCAGCCACTTAAGAACAAATGCAAACATGATTCAGTTTGGAGGAGAAATTGTTAACAGCAGATCCTCAGGTTTCCATACAGCCACTCAAATGGGTAGCGGCCATTTCGCAGATGAAGGGTTCAGAAGGGCAGCATATTTCCGTAATTTACAGGCAGTTGATTGGGATAATAACTTGATACCTTTGTCAAATCTCCAGCTTTTGGCAGACCATCCTAATTGCTACAATATAAGACAAGGAAGAAATAACGTCTGGGgtaattacttttattatggAGGACCTGGAAGGAATGTACATTGtccttaaaaagaaaaaagaaagaaagaaaggaattttgattttaattttactttcaattttgattctgattttcccCCTTTTTTTCTCTTGGCTTCACTAGGGTTAGGTTATGAGTATTATCTTAGTAGAGTATTACTTTTCCAGAAATCCATTATTCGATATGACCAGTGTATATCTAAGAAAATACAAGTTGTTAATAGGATATGAAGGGTTTTTTGTGTGTTGTGTTCCAGAGTTTGTCCCTTCTACAGATTCAAAATAGATTCTAAAAGATAATCTAAAAAACTATACCAATTCTTAGGAGTTAGGAAAATTAAGGCAGGGATCAGATCAAGAAAGAAGTGAGGGAGGATATTGATTATACCTAGGTCCATGTAACAAGGAGAAAACATGACAATTTAAAAGCTCAAATGAATGACCTAAAGAAACCATAAACACAAGGGTTTGCAACACTAGGAGAAACACTTGGAACAAGTTTATTTCAACTAGGACTACGAAAATATGATCCTTTAGAGGAAAGAGATCTTTCAGAAGAAAGAGCACAATTATCAATATACAATCCTATAAGGAATAAAAAAATGGACAGGAATTACTTATGTCAGATACCTGCTaaaactttaattatatattaagttctattttagattaattaatcATTGGTACAATACAAATACAATTATACAGAGAGCTCAAGCTACACGCCATTCAGTAAGACCCCCTCCCCTTCCTCAGCCCAGTCCCCGTCCATAAGAAGAAGCTATTCAGCCATCAATTTCAATATTATGCATTGCGCTCTGTCtagaaatattcaaaatattttacATGAAAAATACCCTTTTAAAAAGCAGACTCATTCTGATTCTTTCTTTATCACTGTGGGCACGAAATTAGAAATCCATTGTAATCTCATAATTATCATAGGAAACGCGACAGTTTAACCCGAACATcccaaaatttattaaatatgtTTTGTTTTCACGTGGACGGATATCAATTCTTAACTAAGATAAGGACACAAAAAAAACAACACTAAAAACAGTAGCAAATCATCAAAAAATACACCGAAAAGAGAGGTCTCACTTTGCAAGAAACCAGCCCAAAACAGATATCCGTTTCACTTATGCTAGAAGGCCCAAAAAGAAGTCACTAGAAGATGGTTGAAGCTACCAATTGTTGCTAACCTGGGAGATAATTACAGTTTTGAGGGAAGAGGGTAATATAGTAAATCTAGAAGAAAGTTTGTTAAGAGTTTGTTAGCCTAGCTACCTTGTTAAGAGCATACTTGAGAAAGTTTGTTATGGATCGGTTTATATAATAATGGGGTAGAAGGAAGGCAGGAAAATTTTATTAAACACATAGTGTCACTGGGAGAGCACCTTCCTCTCGAAAGAAGGGTTTTGTAATACTCAATCACTGTGATAATAGCAATCCACATTCTTTGAATCattcttcctttcttttcttctgTTTGTAACACTTTGATTCCCagcaaattggtatcagagcggaaTCGATCCAGAAATAGATGGCCAGGTTAAACCACGGGCAACGATTGGATTTGCTGGAACAAGAGATGGCTGGCTTACCGGCGCATGTAGCCCAGGAAATAACTACGGCATTGGCAACACTCAAAGCTGACCTAAATAATCAGCTGGCTGCGGGTCAAGAAAAAATCCGATCAGACCTGCGGTCCACGTTGAACGGTTCGCCGTCGACATGGGATAACCCATTTTCTTCTCAATCACAGGCGGAAAGTGGAGAAGGAGGTCACTTAGGAGGTCAATCAAACTGGAAAATGAGAAAGCTTGACCTACCTCTGTTTGACGGTACGAATCCGGATGGTTGGATTCTCAGAGCGGAGCGGTTCTTCCATTTTTACCGATTGGGGGAAGAAGATCAACTAGAAGCCGCCATTGTGGCGCTAGAAGGAGATGCGTTACTTTGGTATCAATGGGAGCGTCGGCGTCATACGGTACCTTCTTAGGAAGCACTGAAAAGGCTAATCCTCCGGCGTTTCAGATCTACCGCCACCGGCACGTTGCACGAGCAGTGGCTCGCTCATGAACAGACTGGAACAGTAGCGGAGTACCAGCGCCGTTTCATTGAACTACTGGCTCCGATAGATGGTGTACCAGAAGAGATAGCAAAAGGGCAATATATAAAGGGATTAAAGGAGGAAATCCGGATTGAGGTTTGGATCTTAGATCCGATTACATTGGATCAAGCCATGGAGCTATCTTTAAGAATTGAGGAGAGATGGAAATTGGGCCCAAGGCCCAAGCCGAATTTAAATCCGCCCACGTGGCGACTCCCTAACTCAAACCCACGTGCATACCCACACCCCACTAACCAAAATCAAAGCCACCCTCTTTCAAGAACAACCCAGACACCCAACGCCATCACTCCCCATCCTTTCACAAATCGAAACACCCTTAATCCCTACAAAAATTCCGGTGAGGTGAGGCGGCTTTCCGAGAAAGAGCTTCAGCAGAAGAGGGAGCAAGGGCTATGCTTCCGTTGTGATGAGAAGTGGTCGGTTAGCCATCGTTGTCAGCGCAGGGGGTTGAGCGTTTTACTCACGAAAGAAGATGAGGAGGAGGAAACGGCGGAAGAAGGAGAGTTCGCGGTGGCGGAAGTAAGTGCTAATGAAACCTATATAACCCATCCAAACTCAAATTTGACCCCAGAAGTCTCCTTGAGCTCCGTAATGGGACTAACCGGCCCAAAAACAATGCGTTTGGCTGGTATCATAAATGAGCAAGACGTGGTAGTGATGATTGATCCAGGAGCAACCCATAATTTCATCTCCAAGGCCGCGGCGCAGCAGCTTAGTCTTAACCCAACAGAAAATAGAAGTTTTGGGGTGACCTTAGGCACTGGTGAGACAGTACAAGGGGAAGGGGTATGTAAAGGTGTCGTGCTGGACCTCCAGGGGGTCACAATCGTTGAAGAATTTCTGATTCTTCCCTTGGGCAGTTCAGACGTAATCCTGGGCATTCAATGGCTGGAGAAATTGGGGATCATTTCAACAAATTGGAAAACACAGACACTAAAATTTCAGTTGGGAGGTACAATGATCACCTTAAGGGGTGATCCTTATCTGGGGCGAACGGGAATATCTCTCAAGGCCATGATCAAAACTCTGCAGAGGGAAAGGCAAGGATACCTCCTGGAATGGAATCAGTTGGAAGGTAAGGGAGAAAATGAGCCAACCATCCCGGAAGAGTTCCTATCGTTGATACAGGAGTTTAAGCATGTGTTTCACCTTCCGGAAGGGTTACCTCCACAACGACGTATTGAACACGCTACAGTGTTGCGTAGTGGAGCTAATCCCGTCAGCGTTCGACCATACAGATACCCGCAAACACAGAAGGATGAGATTGAAAAACTTGTGGCGGATATGCTCAGAGCAGGAGTGATTCAACCATCCACCAGTGCCTACTCTAGCCCGGTtttattgatgaagaagaaagacGGGTCATGGCGTTTTTGCGTAGATTACAGGGCCCTAAACAAGGAAGCAGTTCCAGATAAATTTCCCATACCGCCATTGATGAGTTGCTTGATGAATTGGGGGGTTCGGCCATCTTCACCAAGCTGGACCTAAAATCTGGCTACCATCAGATTCGTGTGAAGGCCGCAGATGTTCATAAGACCGCTTTCCGTACCCATGAAGGTCATTACGAGTTCTTGGTCATGCCCTTTGGGCTAACCAACGCTCCGGCCACATTTCAATCTCTTATGAATGACGTATTCAAGTCGTTCCTACGTAAATTCGTACTCGTGTTCTTTGATGATATACTGGTATATAGCCCTTGTATTGAGACACACAAGAGACACTTAGCCCAAGTTCTACAGGTTCTTTCAGACCAACAACTCTTTGCTAACTTCAAGAAATGTGAAGTGGGAAAAGAGAGGGTGGCATATCTTGGTCATGTGATATCGGCAGCCGGAGTGGAAGTGGACTCGTCCAAGATACAGGCTATGTTGGATTGGCCTTGCCCCTCGAATCTGAAGCAGCTCCGGGGATTCCTTGGATTGACAGGGTACTATCGCAAGTTTATCAAGGGGTATGCTCAAATCGCGTCTCCTTTGACTGATCAATTGCGCAAGGAGAATTTCTGGTGGACTGATGACGCCACTTCAGCCTTTAACACTCTTAAAAAGACCATGGTAAATGCTCCTATCTTAGCAGCACCTAATTTTTCtctgtcaaacaggtcgggttgggtcgttttcaggttcgggtcatatataaatgggtcagtAGAtccttgacctgaacctgacccatttaattaaatgggtcaaaaattgaaaccccgacctgatctgtagcaggtcgggtcaacctgataatgacccatttaacctgctaattttttttcaggtcattgaacccatatatttcaggtcatttgacccatttgacccatatattataaaaactaattcATGGCTAACACTGTAAAACATACTTGCATCCATTAATGGAGTTGATAATTTTTCTAAGAATAATTGAACACTGTAAAATATGACAAAAACACTGTAAAATAACATACTTGCATCCATTAATGGAGTTGAAATCGAACACAGTACAAGCTTCATAAAGAAAGATTCCAAATCTCAATCCAAACACCATTTTAGTGAAGAATAATCGAACAAAGTACAAgcatttttattaagttttttgaaatcaaaaaaatcgaaaacattccaaatcagaaaaaatcgatcaaaaaaataatcagaaaaatgggaaaacaaagaaataattcTTACCTTAGTGCCGCAgaaaagaggaaggagaaggcgcACAGTCACACTGAGAAGAAGTTGCcgcagagaagaggaaggagaagggcGAAGGCGCAGTCGCACTGTCACACAGAGACTGGAGTGGAAAGGAATTGAGGAAGGCGCCGTTTCAAACTTTCAATgggtttatgattattttaggtTTATAGGGTTTATTACCACTTGGGCCTTGGCACTTATCCAGTTATCCTAGTTATCTTTATTCGTtatgactttttaaaaaattttcaatgggttaataaatgggttaatatgggtcgacctgacctgattgaccaacttaataaatgggttaaacaggtttttttcgggtttaaatattcaacctgaacctaacccattaaataaacagatcaggtcgggttgacccatttaattaattgggtcaaaaatctaaacccaaacccgctaatttcgggtcggtttcagatcaggttagcaggtcgggtcagcttttacCAGCCCTACATTGCATACTACAGCAAGATTCTGGGCATTCGCAATAGGGGTAAACCTATATATGAAAAAGAACTCATGGACATAGTCTTTGCAGTAGAGAAGTGGAGGCATTACTTGTTGGGTCGTCATTTCATTGTCCGCACTGATCAGTGGAGTTTTAAGTTCCTCTTGGAACAAAGAGAGGTGGGGCAAGCATACCAAAGATGGGTCAGTAAGCTGATGGGGTACACTTTTGCAATTCACTACAAACCAGGCCCTACGAACAAAGTGGCCGATGCTCTATCACGTCAACACAGCCCTGAGGTTACGTATAGCGCTCTGGTAGTGTGGTGTGGGTTACGATGGGATTATGTGCAGGCTTTTATAGCAAAGGACGCCACGTTGCAACGATTGGTAACTCAGTTTCAAAAGGGAGAAGGGACACCAAAATGGTTTTCTCTGGAAAATGGGGTTTTAAAATATAAAG harbors:
- the LOC130800160 gene encoding uncharacterized protein LOC130800160; amino-acid sequence: MAPNSCSSFFVKLVVSLLIVASTFSSALSLPSNQTLQPQQELQKLRRIRAYIKKINKPAVKTIKSPDGDEINCVQSHLQPAFDHPELKGQKPLDPPDRPKNSEPVDEMTHKFQLWTESGESCPEGTIPIRRTKEQDILRANKIGRFGRKPRRIVRRDSDGSGHEHAVAFVNGQQFYGAKASMNVWTPQVTDAYEFSLSQIWVISGSFGNDLNTIEAGWQVNPALYGDKYPRFFTYWTTDAYQATGCYNLLCSGFVQTNSKIAIGAAISPRSSFSGRQYDISITVWKDPKHGHWWLELGSGLLVGYWPAFLFSHLRTNANMIQFGGEIVNSRSSGFHTATQMGSGHFADEGFRRAAYFRNLQAVDWDNNLIPLSNLQLLADHPNCYNIRQGRNNVWGNYFYYGGPGRNVHCP